A single region of the Anaerostipes rhamnosivorans genome encodes:
- a CDS encoding AEC family transporter, with translation MNIVSIVFGQIVMMFLMMAVGAGAYKTGLVTEKGSAELSNITLYLVIPFVVLTSFQIDFDANIFHGIVITFVLGIIAHGLAILLSYGLVRGRDQDRTALERFSVVYPNCGFMGIPLAQAVLGSKGVIYITAFIAAQNLFIWSHGVASMQGSFKKESIKEVFKAPVMIATFAGLLCYLLQIKFPALVFRPLKAIADMNTPLAMMISGTAIAQTNLLKILSKPRIYILTVLRLLVVPFVMFLILIFVPVSKDLKILSLLATSASTAAITTMFAVKFKKDVGYAAELFAISTIAAIATLPLMISLGETFF, from the coding sequence ATGAATATTGTTTCAATTGTATTCGGGCAGATCGTCATGATGTTTTTGATGATGGCGGTGGGGGCAGGTGCATATAAGACAGGCCTCGTAACCGAAAAGGGGAGCGCGGAGCTTTCCAATATCACCCTGTATCTGGTTATTCCGTTTGTGGTACTCACATCATTCCAGATTGACTTTGACGCAAATATCTTTCACGGCATTGTTATAACCTTTGTGCTTGGAATTATAGCCCATGGTCTGGCGATCCTGCTGTCCTACGGCCTTGTAAGAGGCAGGGATCAAGATCGCACTGCTCTTGAGCGGTTCAGTGTGGTCTATCCAAACTGCGGATTTATGGGCATTCCTTTGGCGCAGGCAGTGCTGGGTTCCAAAGGAGTTATCTACATAACAGCGTTTATTGCCGCACAGAACCTGTTCATCTGGTCCCACGGAGTGGCCAGCATGCAGGGATCTTTTAAAAAGGAATCGATCAAAGAGGTGTTTAAGGCGCCAGTGATGATTGCCACATTTGCAGGGCTTTTGTGCTATCTGCTTCAGATTAAATTCCCGGCGTTGGTGTTCAGACCGTTAAAGGCCATCGCGGATATGAACACTCCTTTGGCTATGATGATCTCAGGAACGGCCATTGCACAGACGAATCTGCTAAAGATTCTGTCAAAACCAAGGATTTATATTTTGACCGTGCTGAGGCTTTTGGTCGTGCCGTTTGTTATGTTTCTGATCCTGATCTTTGTTCCTGTGTCGAAGGATCTTAAGATTCTGTCACTGCTTGCCACATCGGCTTCTACGGCAGCCATAACGACCATGTTTGCGGTGAAGTTTAAGAAGGATGTGGGTTATGCGGCGGAACTGTTTGCCATATCCACCATTGCGGCGATTGCCACTCTTCCGCTCATGATTTCCCTTGGCGAGACATTTTTTTAA
- a CDS encoding LysR family transcriptional regulator, with product MTLQQLKYAVMVAEKGTISEAAKELFISQPSLTSAVKDLEKEMQITIFRRTNKGVIISNEGDVFLGYARQVLEQANLLEEKYLNAKKQSPRFSVSCQHYSFAVNAFVDVIREFGGDQYDFTLRETQTYEIIEDVSRLKSEIGILYTSSINEQIIMKLIKQNGLVFEELFLAKPHVFINSKHPLAEKKELSLKDLEDYPYLSFEQGDYNSFYFSEEILSTLDRSRNIKVRDRATLFNLVIGLNGYTVSSGVISEELNGVNIIAKPLLVEEHMRIGTIQQKHMMLSRYGKAYMEALKRHVLSCQL from the coding sequence ATGACATTACAGCAGCTTAAGTATGCAGTTATGGTTGCGGAAAAAGGAACCATCAGTGAGGCGGCTAAGGAGCTGTTTATCTCCCAGCCCAGCCTCACCAGCGCAGTCAAGGATTTGGAAAAGGAAATGCAGATCACCATATTCAGAAGGACAAACAAAGGGGTGATTATTTCCAATGAAGGGGACGTCTTTTTAGGTTACGCCAGGCAAGTTCTGGAACAAGCTAATTTACTGGAAGAAAAGTATTTAAATGCAAAGAAGCAGAGTCCGCGTTTTTCTGTGTCCTGCCAGCATTATTCCTTTGCTGTCAATGCGTTTGTGGACGTGATCCGGGAGTTTGGCGGAGACCAGTATGATTTTACTTTGAGGGAAACCCAGACATATGAGATCATTGAGGATGTCAGCCGGCTTAAAAGTGAGATTGGTATTTTGTATACATCATCCATCAATGAACAGATTATTATGAAGCTCATAAAACAAAACGGTCTGGTGTTTGAAGAACTGTTTCTGGCAAAACCCCATGTTTTCATTAATTCAAAACACCCTCTGGCAGAGAAAAAAGAGCTATCCCTGAAAGATCTGGAGGACTACCCTTATCTGTCATTTGAGCAGGGGGATTACAATTCTTTTTATTTTTCCGAGGAGATTTTGAGCACCTTGGACCGGAGCAGAAATATCAAGGTCAGGGACCGGGCAACGTTGTTTAACCTTGTCATAGGCCTCAATGGATATACGGTCAGTTCCGGAGTCATAAGCGAGGAATTAAACGGTGTTAATATCATTGCAAAGCCTTTGTTGGTGGAGGAGCATATGAGGATCGGAACGATCCAGCAGAAGCACATGATGCTGAGCCGGTACGGAAAAGCATATATGGAAGCTCTGAAAAGACATGTTCTAAGCTGCCAGCTGTAA